In a single window of the Osmerus eperlanus chromosome 2, fOsmEpe2.1, whole genome shotgun sequence genome:
- the dxo gene encoding decapping and exoribonuclease protein translates to MDQHQHRPPNPNFSHHQSTTYRRNRDESHGGHFQPKRFKCENQHHQAGSSAGPPPTAPQTLGTRRQLYERDFPLYKQPVELGHFSLDSQRRFFNDARQLRYYVEPEKSPNFDLRDGYKDRFVKRDDGVKEKLDHILKWILLNRAKVQSKGTAASSPCDLEVDFVTWRGHLTKLLTTPYETREGWLLAISRLGGTLYISEVETEAARTDRENRAESHEEMMYWGYKFEQYTCADDIHSLPDPAGVVNTNEAFCTVVQTRLAKHRLLFSGEVDCRDKDPKAQTAPACYIELKTSAEICTPKQRSNFHRFKLLKWWAQSFLPGVPRIAAGFRDQEGVVVSVETYHISKISQLIKNEYNCWKPTVCMNFCSDFLSFVKSVVREDNPRVVYLFSWDPHKDVTFTIHRDSHYSFLPDWYVRDLNKTHHHAQPQS, encoded by the exons ATGGACCAACATCAGCACAGACCCCCAAATCCAAACTTCAGTCACCATCAGTCGACCACATACAGGCGAAACAGGGATGAGAGTCATGGAGGTCACTTTCAACCTAAACGTTTCAAATGCGAGAACCAACACCACCAAGCTGGTTCTTCTGCTGGACCACCCCCAACAGCCCCCCAGACACTCGGCACCAGACGACAACTATATGAAAGAGACTTCCCCTTGTACAAACAACCTGTGGAGCTCGGTCACTTCTCCTTGGACTCTCAACGTCGTTTTTTCAACGATGCAAGGCAGCTGAGATATTACGTAGAGCCAGAGAAGAGTCCCAATTTTGACCTGAGAGATGGCTACAAAGACCGCTTTGTAAAAAGAGATGATGGGGTGAAGGAGAAACTTGATCACATCCTGAAATGGATCCTGTTAAACAGAGCCAAAGTTCAGTCAAAAGGAACAGCAGCCTCATCCCCATG TGATTTGGAGGTAGACTTTGTGACTTGGCGGGGTCATCTGACAAAGCTTCTGACCACACCGTATGAGACGCGTGAGGGCTGGCTGCTGGCCATTTCCAGGCTGGGGGGCACTCTGTATATCAGCGAGGTGGAAACTGAGGCAGCTCGCACAGACCGGGAGAACCGTGCTGAGAGTCATGAGGAGATGATGTACTGGGGATACAAGTTTGAACAGTATACCTGTGCAG ATGACATCCACAGCCTCCCAGACCCAGCTGGGGTAGTAAACACTAATGAGGCTTTTTGCACTGTGGTCCAGACCCGACTGGCCAAGCATAGACTCCTCTTCTCCGGTGAGGTGGATTGTCGAGACAAGGACCCCAAGGCTCAGACCGCCCCAGCATGCTACATCGAGCTGAAGACCTCAGCGGAGATCTGCACCCCCAAACAACGCAGCAACTTCCACAG GTTCAAACTGCTGAAGTGGTGGGCCCAGTCTTTTCTCCCCGGCGTCCCGAGGATCGCAGCTGGTTTCCGTGATCAGGAAGGAGTGGTTGTGTCGGTAGAGACTTACCACATCTCTAAGATATCCCAGCTAATCAAG AATGAATACAACTGCTGGAAGCCTACAGTCTGCATGAATTTCTGCTCTGATTTCCTGTCCTTTGTGAAGAGTGTTGTCAGAGAAGACAATCCCAG GGTGGTGTACCTGTTTTCATGGGATCCCCATAAAGATGTGACATTCACCATCCACAGAGACTCTCACTATTCCTTTCTGCCTGACTGGTATGTGAGGGACCTGAACAAGACACACCACCATGCCCAACCTCAGTCTTGA
- the slc25a17l gene encoding peroxisomal membrane protein PMP34 isoform X1 — MSNNGDSAIGLLSYETLVHALAGAVGSMTAMTVFFPLDTARIRLQVDESRKAQTTPVILVEIAKEEGVLSLYRGWFPVISSLCCSNFVYFYTFNTLKKLMVSGKSRPSKDLLMGFISGAVNVILTTPMWVVNTRLKLQGAKFRNEDLHQTHYKGIFDAFSQIIAKEGVGTLWNGILPSLVLVFNPAMQFMFYETMKRRAGRGGRRISSVEIFLIGALAKAIATTATYPLQTVQAILRFGQFKAEGKGGVFGSLRNVIFLLMDRIKRHGVLGLYKGLEAKLLQTVLTAALMFVVYEKITAVTFKVLGLNKKLKH; from the exons ATGTCCAACAACGGTGACTCGGCTATCGGCCTTTTGTCTTATGAGACGTTGGTGCATGCCTTGGCTGGTGCAGTG GGTAGCATGACGGCGATGACCGTCTTCTTTCCTTTGGACACAGCCAGGATCAGACTGCAGG TGGATGAAAGTCGGAAGGCCCAAACCACCCCCGTCATTCTGGTTGAAATAGCAAAGGAAGAAGGCGT GTTGTCTTTGTACAGAGGCTGGTTCCCTGTTATCTCCAGCCTGTGCTGCTCAAACTTTGTCTACTTCTACACCTTCAACACACTTAAGAAACTGATGGTGTCAGGCAAGTCCAGACCGAGCAAAGACCTGCTTATGGGCTTTATATCAG GTGCTGTGAACGTGATCCTGACCACACCCATGTGGGTGGTCAACACTCGGCTGAAGCTACAGGGGGCAAAGTTTAGGAATGAAGACCTGCATCAAACCCACTACAAGGGcatatttg ATGCTTTTTCCCAGATCATAGCCAAAGAGGGAGTGGGGACGCTTTGGAATGGTATCCTGCCTTCTCTGGTTCTGGTGTTCAATCCTGCCATGCAGTTCATGTTCTATGAGACCATGAAGAGGAGGGCTGgccgaggagggaggagg ATTTCCTCTGTCGAGATCTTTCTCATTGGAGCACTTGCCAAGGCTATTGCTACAACAGCAACATATCCCCTGCAGACAGTCCAGGCTATTTTGAGG TTTGGCCAGTTCAAAGCTGAAGGCAAGGGTGGTGTATTTGGAAGTCTCAGAAATGTTATCTTCCTCCTAATGGACAGAATCAA GAGACATGGAGTGCTGGGCCTGTACAAAGGCCTGGAGGCCAAGCTCCTTCAGACGGTACTAACGGCTGCTCTAATGTTCGTAGTGTATGAGAAGATTACAGCTGTCACCTTCAAAGTCCTGGGCCTGAACAAGAAACTGAAGCATTGA
- the slc25a17l gene encoding peroxisomal membrane protein PMP34 isoform X3, protein MRRWCMPWLVQWLSLYRGWFPVISSLCCSNFVYFYTFNTLKKLMVSGKSRPSKDLLMGFISGAVNVILTTPMWVVNTRLKLQGAKFRNEDLHQTHYKGIFDAFSQIIAKEGVGTLWNGILPSLVLVFNPAMQFMFYETMKRRAGRGGRRISSVEIFLIGALAKAIATTATYPLQTVQAILRFGQFKAEGKGGVFGSLRNVIFLLMDRIKRHGVLGLYKGLEAKLLQTVLTAALMFVVYEKITAVTFKVLGLNKKLKH, encoded by the exons ATGAGACGTTGGTGCATGCCTTGGCTGGTGCAGTG GTTGTCTTTGTACAGAGGCTGGTTCCCTGTTATCTCCAGCCTGTGCTGCTCAAACTTTGTCTACTTCTACACCTTCAACACACTTAAGAAACTGATGGTGTCAGGCAAGTCCAGACCGAGCAAAGACCTGCTTATGGGCTTTATATCAG GTGCTGTGAACGTGATCCTGACCACACCCATGTGGGTGGTCAACACTCGGCTGAAGCTACAGGGGGCAAAGTTTAGGAATGAAGACCTGCATCAAACCCACTACAAGGGcatatttg ATGCTTTTTCCCAGATCATAGCCAAAGAGGGAGTGGGGACGCTTTGGAATGGTATCCTGCCTTCTCTGGTTCTGGTGTTCAATCCTGCCATGCAGTTCATGTTCTATGAGACCATGAAGAGGAGGGCTGgccgaggagggaggagg ATTTCCTCTGTCGAGATCTTTCTCATTGGAGCACTTGCCAAGGCTATTGCTACAACAGCAACATATCCCCTGCAGACAGTCCAGGCTATTTTGAGG TTTGGCCAGTTCAAAGCTGAAGGCAAGGGTGGTGTATTTGGAAGTCTCAGAAATGTTATCTTCCTCCTAATGGACAGAATCAA GAGACATGGAGTGCTGGGCCTGTACAAAGGCCTGGAGGCCAAGCTCCTTCAGACGGTACTAACGGCTGCTCTAATGTTCGTAGTGTATGAGAAGATTACAGCTGTCACCTTCAAAGTCCTGGGCCTGAACAAGAAACTGAAGCATTGA
- the slc25a17l gene encoding peroxisomal membrane protein PMP34 isoform X2, translating into MSNNGDSAIGLLSYETLVHALAGAVGSMTAMTVFFPLDTARIRLQVDESRKAQTTPVILVEIAKEEGVLSLYRGWFPVISSLCCSNFVYFYTFNTLKKLMVSGAVNVILTTPMWVVNTRLKLQGAKFRNEDLHQTHYKGIFDAFSQIIAKEGVGTLWNGILPSLVLVFNPAMQFMFYETMKRRAGRGGRRISSVEIFLIGALAKAIATTATYPLQTVQAILRFGQFKAEGKGGVFGSLRNVIFLLMDRIKRHGVLGLYKGLEAKLLQTVLTAALMFVVYEKITAVTFKVLGLNKKLKH; encoded by the exons ATGTCCAACAACGGTGACTCGGCTATCGGCCTTTTGTCTTATGAGACGTTGGTGCATGCCTTGGCTGGTGCAGTG GGTAGCATGACGGCGATGACCGTCTTCTTTCCTTTGGACACAGCCAGGATCAGACTGCAGG TGGATGAAAGTCGGAAGGCCCAAACCACCCCCGTCATTCTGGTTGAAATAGCAAAGGAAGAAGGCGT GTTGTCTTTGTACAGAGGCTGGTTCCCTGTTATCTCCAGCCTGTGCTGCTCAAACTTTGTCTACTTCTACACCTTCAACACACTTAAGAAACTGATGGTGTCAG GTGCTGTGAACGTGATCCTGACCACACCCATGTGGGTGGTCAACACTCGGCTGAAGCTACAGGGGGCAAAGTTTAGGAATGAAGACCTGCATCAAACCCACTACAAGGGcatatttg ATGCTTTTTCCCAGATCATAGCCAAAGAGGGAGTGGGGACGCTTTGGAATGGTATCCTGCCTTCTCTGGTTCTGGTGTTCAATCCTGCCATGCAGTTCATGTTCTATGAGACCATGAAGAGGAGGGCTGgccgaggagggaggagg ATTTCCTCTGTCGAGATCTTTCTCATTGGAGCACTTGCCAAGGCTATTGCTACAACAGCAACATATCCCCTGCAGACAGTCCAGGCTATTTTGAGG TTTGGCCAGTTCAAAGCTGAAGGCAAGGGTGGTGTATTTGGAAGTCTCAGAAATGTTATCTTCCTCCTAATGGACAGAATCAA GAGACATGGAGTGCTGGGCCTGTACAAAGGCCTGGAGGCCAAGCTCCTTCAGACGGTACTAACGGCTGCTCTAATGTTCGTAGTGTATGAGAAGATTACAGCTGTCACCTTCAAAGTCCTGGGCCTGAACAAGAAACTGAAGCATTGA